In one Brassica oleracea var. oleracea cultivar TO1000 chromosome C9, BOL, whole genome shotgun sequence genomic region, the following are encoded:
- the LOC106318087 gene encoding biotin carboxyl carrier protein of acetyl-CoA carboxylase 2, chloroplastic-like — MASLSVPYAKISAPNRRVESIPGIRRQPQPSGISFHVSHVSQTQSTIWRLRATTNEVVSNSTPVTNGGCLNGNVKTNVPPEPAAELSDFMSKVSGLLKLVDSRDIVELELKQLDCEIVIRKKEALPQQPAPVYHSMMPPPPMAGLPMPPSPPVSPPAPSSANTATAPSSSHSPLKSPMAGTFYRSPGPGEPPFVKVGDKVQKGQVVCIIEAMKLMNEIEAEKSGTITELLAEDGKPVSVDTPLFTIVP, encoded by the exons ATGGCGTCATTGTCGGTTCCTTACGCCAAGATCTCTGCTCCTAACCGGCGGGTCGAATCTATTCCTGGGATCCGAAGGCAGCCTCAACCCAGTGGGATCTCTTTTCACGTCTCCCATGTATCTCAG ACTCAATCTACAATCTGGAGGTTGCGTGCCACAACCAATGAG GTTGTGTCTAATTCTACACCAGTGACTAACGGTGGATGTTTGAACGGAAACGTCAAGACCAATGTTCCTCCTGAACCCGCCGCCGAGCTCTCTGACTTTATGTCTAAAGTCTCTGGTCTTCTTAA GCTTGTGGATTCAAGAGATATAGTGGAACTTGAGTTGAAGCAGCTCGACTGTGAGATTGTTATTCGGAAGAAGGAAGCCTTACCGCAGCAACCAGCTCCAGTTTATCACTCGATGATGCCTCCTCCTCCAATGGCAGGCCTTCCAATGCCTCCATCTCCACCAGTGTCTCCTCCTGCTCCCTCCTCAGCGAATACAGCAACCGCACCATCCTCTTCTCATTCTCCACTGAAGAGTCCTATGGCTGGTACTTTCTACAGGTCTCCTGGACCCGGTGAACCTCCTTTTGTCAAG GTCGGAGATAAAGTGCAGAAGGGTCAAGTTGTTTGCATTATCGAAGCTATGAAACTGATGAATGAGATTGAG GCTGAGAAGTCAGGAACCATCACTGAATTACTGGCTGAAGATGGAAAACCCGTCAGCGTTGATACG CCTCTGTTTACCATCGTTCCTTGA